From Aquificaceae bacterium, a single genomic window includes:
- a CDS encoding DUF3373 domain-containing protein has product MKRVLLATALLSTTVFAQPAEDRIRQLEEQIRMLQQEVQKLKEEQKKAEETKKETEALKEEIRQLRLDIAMPKLEIKSYSGLGPAASKVHFNPRGVSIGGYGELVFRHNDVNARGGAKSIANMQRIILYLGYAFDEKLKFNSELELEHASTSAGHGTGGGYFKAELAYLDYQFRPEFGVRGGLLLMPVGIVNEVHESPTFPSAERPFFERRIMMSTWEEMGLGAYGAVGPVDYRFYVINGLMLKGGGDYDVTEPLKTVRQRGARAVADRLGFTGRVDINLPLNLRVGGSFVYADVQSKGGSDSQLGLRRGSKVGSLTMFSPHLWWQHAGWDIRFVGALVKTDDALKMSRDLFGNNIQNPNTGANRNNIMPEEQKGFYVQVAYDLFRLFGPENQELYVFGIYEDFDTHSKVPSGFLKPSGHKLKVYNLGLSYKPHPLVAIKADYARLNYSSPRKDENEYRLTLGFMF; this is encoded by the coding sequence ATGAAGCGAGTTCTTTTAGCCACTGCCCTACTATCAACCACAGTCTTTGCCCAGCCGGCGGAGGACAGGATACGTCAGCTTGAGGAGCAGATAAGAATGCTCCAGCAGGAAGTTCAGAAGCTCAAAGAAGAACAGAAGAAGGCAGAAGAGACAAAGAAGGAAACTGAAGCCCTCAAGGAGGAGATAAGACAGCTCAGGCTTGATATTGCCATGCCAAAACTTGAGATTAAGTCCTACTCTGGTCTTGGTCCTGCGGCGTCCAAGGTGCACTTCAACCCAAGGGGTGTCTCCATAGGTGGCTATGGTGAGCTCGTTTTCAGACATAACGATGTGAACGCAAGGGGTGGAGCCAAGTCCATAGCCAACATGCAGAGGATAATCCTCTACCTTGGTTATGCCTTTGATGAGAAGCTGAAGTTTAATTCTGAACTTGAGCTGGAGCATGCATCAACCTCGGCAGGACATGGCACTGGTGGAGGATACTTCAAGGCAGAGCTTGCATATCTGGACTATCAGTTCAGACCTGAGTTCGGGGTCAGGGGAGGACTTCTTCTCATGCCCGTGGGTATAGTGAACGAAGTGCATGAGTCTCCTACATTCCCCTCCGCAGAAAGGCCTTTCTTTGAGAGAAGAATAATGATGTCTACCTGGGAAGAGATGGGTCTTGGAGCTTACGGAGCCGTTGGTCCAGTAGACTACAGGTTTTATGTGATAAACGGACTTATGCTGAAAGGTGGTGGCGACTACGATGTAACCGAGCCCCTAAAAACCGTCAGACAGAGGGGGGCAAGGGCGGTTGCGGACAGGCTTGGATTTACTGGAAGAGTTGACATAAACCTTCCCCTCAACCTAAGAGTGGGAGGTTCCTTTGTCTATGCAGATGTTCAGTCTAAGGGTGGCTCAGACTCTCAGCTGGGTCTGAGAAGAGGTTCAAAGGTTGGCTCGCTGACCATGTTTTCACCTCACCTCTGGTGGCAACATGCGGGATGGGACATAAGGTTCGTGGGGGCCTTAGTAAAGACTGATGATGCCCTGAAGATGTCCAGAGATCTCTTTGGAAACAACATACAAAACCCCAACACCGGTGCCAACAGAAACAACATAATGCCAGAGGAGCAGAAGGGCTTTTATGTGCAGGTCGCCTACGACCTTTTCAGGCTATTTGGGCCAGAGAATCAGGAGCTCTACGTCTTTGGCATATACGAGGACTTTGACACCCACAGCAAAGTGCCCTCTGGTTTCCTCAAGCCCAGCGGTCATAAGCTGAAGGTCTACAACCTCGGACTCTCCTACAAGCCCCACCCACTTGTTGCCATAAAGGCAGACTATGCAAGGCTCAACTACAGCTCTCCAAGAAAGGATGAGAACGAATACAGGCTCACCCTCGGCTTTATGTTCTGA
- a CDS encoding toprim domain-containing protein, translating into MKLKILYHLDLLFLKTHNKSMLEEWRRKLREASQGRAVLVEGKRDRWALQRFGIKNVFTLEGKRLSDLPDLLEDFREVVLLFDLDKHGERINTKVKEILEKQGYILIEDFREELRNKGIIYVEDLHGEVGGPDCSTGAGQAYKA; encoded by the coding sequence ATGAAGTTGAAAATATTATACCACCTTGACCTTCTTTTTCTCAAGACCCATAATAAAAGCATGCTGGAGGAATGGAGAAGAAAACTGCGTGAAGCTTCTCAGGGCAGAGCTGTCCTCGTGGAGGGCAAAAGGGACAGATGGGCTCTTCAGAGGTTTGGAATTAAAAATGTATTCACCCTTGAGGGCAAAAGACTGTCAGACCTTCCAGACCTTCTAGAAGACTTTAGAGAAGTTGTGCTCCTCTTTGACCTTGACAAACATGGAGAGAGGATAAACACAAAGGTTAAGGAAATTCTGGAAAAACAGGGCTATATTTTAATAGAGGATTTCCGTGAGGAACTTAGGAACAAGGGAATAATTTACGTGGAGGACTTACATGGAGAAGTCGGCGGTCCTGACTGCTCTACTGGTGCAGGACAGGCTTATAAGGCTTAA
- a CDS encoding archease translates to MSFYETIDRITADAGIRVRAHSLEELLCKSILATFNEMTPIEAVRPEEEKIVEASSELPFLLPDIINSAIVLHEAELFVASKCEVLELKEDYARVRLLGERFDPDRHESKLVIKAATYHDLRVEREGDLWVAEVIFDI, encoded by the coding sequence ATGAGCTTTTATGAGACCATAGACCGCATAACGGCGGATGCAGGCATAAGGGTAAGAGCCCATAGCCTCGAAGAGCTTCTGTGCAAGAGCATACTCGCTACCTTCAACGAGATGACGCCCATAGAGGCAGTTCGACCGGAGGAAGAGAAGATAGTTGAGGCCTCTTCAGAGCTGCCCTTTCTTCTTCCGGACATAATAAACTCGGCGATTGTCCTCCACGAGGCGGAGCTCTTCGTAGCGTCAAAATGCGAAGTTCTTGAGCTGAAAGAAGACTACGCCAGAGTAAGGCTTCTGGGCGAGAGGTTTGACCCTGACAGGCACGAATCTAAGCTCGTGATAAAGGCGGCAACTTACCACGACCTTAGGGTGGAGAGGGAAGGAGACCTGTGGGTGGCGGAGGTGATATTTGATATATGA
- a CDS encoding FMN-binding protein, with protein sequence MALVSSVLFFIHVLLFLNLLWAKEFRRPEQALSQIYPGSQIEVRNITLTREQVEEVQKISGAKMESRLASWYIVRKGGQIIAYGYVDMHRVRTHPEVVLYTITPDGKLDVVEVLAFYEPLEYMPEDNWLRLFAGKQLSKDPVRLRRDIPNITGATLTARAITDNARKVLALWQVLFGVQR encoded by the coding sequence ATGGCTTTGGTGAGTTCTGTGCTTTTTTTTATCCATGTGCTCTTATTCTTAAACCTTTTATGGGCAAAGGAGTTCAGGAGACCGGAGCAGGCACTGTCTCAGATATACCCCGGCTCCCAGATAGAGGTCAGAAACATAACTCTCACCAGAGAGCAGGTGGAGGAGGTTCAGAAGATATCGGGCGCAAAGATGGAGTCAAGGCTTGCCTCCTGGTATATAGTCAGAAAAGGCGGGCAGATAATAGCCTACGGCTATGTAGACATGCACAGGGTCAGAACCCACCCCGAAGTGGTGCTCTACACGATTACTCCCGACGGCAAGCTTGATGTGGTGGAAGTGCTCGCCTTTTATGAGCCTCTTGAATACATGCCAGAAGACAACTGGCTCAGGCTCTTTGCAGGCAAACAGCTCTCAAAAGACCCCGTAAGGCTTAGAAGGGACATACCCAACATAACTGGGGCAACCCTGACCGCCAGAGCCATAACGGACAACGCCAGAAAGGTGCTTGCCCTCTGGCAGGTGCTTTTTGGAGTGCAGAGGTGA
- a CDS encoding YebC/PmpR family DNA-binding transcriptional regulator, whose translation MAGHSHWAQIKHKKAKIDAQRGKIFTKIIREITVAVREGGPNPETNPRLRTAIENARRVNMPTDTIERAIKKGTGELGGENYEEVLYEGYAPGGVALMILTFTDNRNRTTSEVRHVLSKHGGNLGSSGCVSFLFDRVGIIEVPREGMSEEEIYEKAIEAGAEDIEAGEVAYTLYTNPEELYSVKEALESMGLQIERAEIAYKPNTLVQVQDSETAKKVLKLLDALEDLDDVKEVIANFDIPKELMQQVSL comes from the coding sequence ATGGCAGGACACAGTCACTGGGCGCAGATTAAGCACAAGAAGGCAAAGATAGATGCACAGAGGGGCAAGATATTCACAAAAATAATCCGTGAGATAACCGTTGCAGTTAGAGAAGGAGGACCAAATCCTGAAACGAACCCCAGGCTAAGAACCGCCATAGAAAATGCCAGAAGGGTCAACATGCCCACAGATACTATAGAAAGGGCAATAAAGAAGGGAACTGGTGAACTTGGTGGTGAAAACTATGAAGAAGTGCTGTATGAGGGCTATGCCCCAGGCGGTGTGGCTCTTATGATACTCACCTTCACAGACAACAGGAACAGAACAACCTCCGAGGTAAGGCACGTGCTTTCAAAGCACGGGGGAAACCTTGGCTCTTCTGGATGTGTTTCTTTTCTTTTTGACAGGGTAGGAATCATTGAAGTGCCAAGGGAGGGCATGAGCGAGGAGGAGATTTATGAAAAGGCTATAGAGGCTGGTGCTGAAGATATTGAAGCGGGAGAGGTTGCCTATACCCTTTACACAAATCCTGAGGAGCTGTACTCAGTTAAAGAAGCCCTTGAGTCCATGGGGCTTCAGATAGAAAGGGCAGAGATAGCCTATAAGCCAAATACACTTGTTCAGGTTCAGGATTCAGAAACAGCAAAAAAGGTGCTTAAGCTGCTTGATGCTCTGGAAGACCTTGATGATGTTAAAGAGGTAATAGCCAACTTTGATATACCAAAGGAATTAATGCAGCAGGTCAGCCTCTAA
- the acpP gene encoding acyl carrier protein produces the protein MDLEQRIKEIIADQLGVEVSKLNPGAKFVEDLGADSLDVVELVMAFEEEFGIEIPDEDAEKIRTVGDVMDYLKERVKG, from the coding sequence ATGGACCTGGAGCAGAGGATAAAAGAAATAATAGCAGACCAGCTTGGTGTTGAAGTGAGCAAGCTAAATCCTGGAGCTAAGTTTGTGGAAGACCTTGGTGCAGATTCTCTGGATGTGGTGGAGCTTGTGATGGCTTTTGAAGAAGAATTTGGCATTGAAATACCTGATGAAGATGCAGAGAAGATAAGAACTGTAGGGGATGTCATGGACTACCTCAAGGAGAGAGTAAAGGGCTGA
- the leuS gene encoding leucine--tRNA ligase, whose translation MDYRPQEIEAKWQKIWEDMKTFASKEEGNKSYVLEMFPYPSGRIHMGHVRNYTIGDAIARFLRFRGYSVLHPMGWDAFGLPAENAAIKHGFHPANWTYQNIAYMKKQLKSLGFSYDWSREIATCSPEYYRWNQWLFLKFYEHGLAYRKSAEVNWCPNDETVLANEQVVDGRCWRCGTPIVRREVPSWYLKITAYAERLLEDLKELEGRWPERVIAQQRNWIGRSEGAVLKFFVEDIPIEVFTTRPDTVFGATFVVLAPEHPLTLELAKKSEDYQRVRAFVERMKQKSTRERGIEEEKEGVPLGVYATNPATGEKIPVWTANYVLYEYGTGAIMCVPAHDQRDYEFAVKYGLPIRHVIKPREGDLPEGRAYEEPGVLINSGQFTGMDSLDAKKAITQWLKERGLGEFRITYRLRDWNISRQRYWGTPIPIVYCENCGTVPVPEDQLPVLLPERVEITGHGNPLEKVPEFVNTICPKCGRPARRETDTMDTFFDSSWYFLRFCDPVNSEKPFAPEKAEFWMPVDLYIGGIEHAVLHLLYARFFQKFLYDLGLVKDKEPFLRLVTQGMVLKRWVSVERFLEHLSRKYGVDSAEDIELEELVKLIKIDMGKGNFQR comes from the coding sequence ATGGACTACAGACCGCAAGAGATAGAAGCCAAATGGCAGAAGATATGGGAAGACATGAAGACCTTTGCATCAAAAGAGGAAGGAAACAAATCCTACGTGCTTGAGATGTTTCCCTATCCATCAGGCAGGATTCACATGGGGCATGTGAGAAATTACACCATTGGGGATGCTATTGCACGCTTTCTGAGGTTCAGGGGATATTCTGTCCTCCATCCCATGGGCTGGGATGCCTTTGGACTACCTGCAGAGAACGCCGCCATAAAGCATGGCTTTCATCCTGCAAACTGGACATACCAGAACATAGCCTACATGAAAAAGCAGCTCAAAAGCCTTGGCTTTTCCTACGACTGGAGCAGGGAAATCGCCACCTGCAGTCCTGAATATTATCGCTGGAACCAGTGGCTCTTTTTGAAGTTTTACGAGCATGGGCTCGCCTACAGAAAGTCTGCAGAGGTAAACTGGTGTCCCAACGATGAGACGGTGCTTGCTAACGAGCAGGTAGTTGATGGAAGGTGCTGGAGGTGTGGCACTCCCATAGTGAGAAGAGAGGTGCCCTCCTGGTATCTGAAGATTACCGCCTATGCGGAGAGGCTTTTAGAGGACCTAAAAGAGCTTGAGGGTAGGTGGCCCGAACGGGTGATAGCCCAGCAGAGGAACTGGATAGGAAGGTCTGAAGGAGCAGTGCTCAAGTTTTTCGTGGAAGACATCCCCATAGAGGTCTTTACCACAAGACCAGATACGGTTTTTGGTGCAACCTTTGTAGTGCTGGCTCCCGAACATCCTCTGACCCTTGAGCTGGCAAAGAAGTCTGAAGACTACCAGAGGGTGAGAGCCTTTGTGGAAAGGATGAAGCAGAAGTCCACCAGGGAGAGGGGAATTGAAGAAGAAAAGGAAGGTGTGCCACTGGGCGTGTATGCAACAAACCCGGCCACAGGGGAGAAAATACCCGTCTGGACCGCCAACTACGTGCTATACGAATACGGCACTGGCGCCATAATGTGTGTGCCAGCCCACGACCAGAGGGACTACGAGTTTGCGGTCAAATACGGACTACCAATCAGGCACGTGATAAAGCCCAGGGAAGGAGACCTCCCGGAAGGCAGAGCCTACGAAGAACCGGGAGTGCTCATAAACTCAGGACAGTTTACGGGCATGGACTCTCTGGACGCAAAGAAAGCCATCACCCAGTGGCTAAAAGAGAGGGGTCTTGGAGAATTCAGGATTACCTACAGGCTCAGAGACTGGAACATATCTCGTCAGAGATACTGGGGCACTCCCATACCCATAGTCTACTGCGAAAACTGTGGAACTGTGCCTGTGCCAGAAGACCAGCTTCCGGTGCTTCTGCCAGAAAGGGTGGAGATAACAGGACATGGGAACCCTCTTGAGAAGGTGCCAGAGTTTGTCAATACCATCTGCCCGAAGTGCGGAAGACCTGCAAGGAGAGAAACGGACACCATGGACACCTTCTTTGACTCAAGCTGGTATTTCCTCAGGTTCTGCGACCCAGTAAATTCAGAAAAGCCCTTCGCACCGGAGAAGGCCGAGTTCTGGATGCCTGTAGACCTCTACATTGGTGGTATAGAGCATGCGGTCCTTCACCTTCTTTACGCACGCTTTTTCCAGAAGTTTCTGTATGACCTTGGACTGGTAAAGGACAAAGAGCCTTTTCTTAGACTGGTCACTCAGGGCATGGTGCTGAAAAGGTGGGTGAGCGTGGAGAGGTTTCTTGAACATCTGAGCAGAAAATACGGCGTCGATTCCGCTGAAGACATTGAACTGGAAGAGCTTGTAAAACTCATAAAGATTGACATGGGTAAGGGTAACTTTCAGAGATGA
- the fabF gene encoding beta-ketoacyl-ACP synthase II yields MRRVVITGLGAVTPIGTGVEKFWENLVAGVSGIDTIKRFDPVEIGLSVHIAGEVKDFDPEKYFDRKDVQKVSDFIKFAVAASEEAIKDSGILESKVDPYRVGVIIGTGIGGLRDIEEQQKVLMEKGPRRVSPFFIPYGISNMASGLVAIRSGFKGPNYCVVSACATGNHAIGDAMRLIQKGDIDVAIAGGCESAITPLGVAGFASMRALSTRNDEPQKASRPFDRDRDGFVMGEGAGILVLEEYEHAKARGARIYAELVGYGATDDAYHITAPCADGEGAYMCMKLALEDAGVRPEEIDYINAHGTSTPLNDKSETLAIKRLFGEHAYRLKISSNKSMIGHLLGAAGAVEAVATVKTIETGIIPPTINLENPDPECDLDYVPNRSISYSVNYALSNSFGFGGTNACLLFKRP; encoded by the coding sequence ATGCGCCGCGTTGTGATAACAGGTCTCGGGGCTGTAACCCCCATAGGGACCGGTGTGGAGAAGTTCTGGGAAAATCTTGTGGCTGGCGTAAGCGGTATAGATACAATAAAGAGGTTTGACCCTGTTGAGATAGGGCTTTCCGTTCATATAGCAGGTGAGGTTAAGGATTTTGACCCTGAGAAATACTTTGACAGAAAGGATGTTCAGAAGGTCTCAGATTTTATAAAGTTTGCAGTTGCTGCTTCAGAAGAAGCCATAAAGGATAGCGGAATCTTAGAGAGCAAGGTTGACCCATACAGAGTGGGCGTGATAATAGGCACTGGCATAGGTGGGCTCAGGGACATAGAGGAACAGCAAAAGGTGCTTATGGAAAAGGGTCCCAGGAGGGTTTCTCCCTTCTTCATACCCTACGGCATCTCCAACATGGCAAGCGGCCTTGTGGCCATAAGGTCTGGCTTTAAGGGACCAAACTACTGCGTGGTATCCGCGTGTGCCACGGGAAACCATGCCATAGGTGATGCCATGAGACTCATACAGAAGGGGGACATTGATGTGGCAATAGCCGGTGGATGCGAAAGCGCCATAACTCCTCTGGGTGTGGCTGGTTTTGCTTCCATGAGGGCGCTTTCTACGAGGAACGATGAGCCCCAGAAAGCTTCAAGACCCTTTGACAGGGACAGGGATGGCTTTGTGATGGGTGAGGGTGCGGGAATTCTTGTGCTGGAAGAATACGAGCATGCAAAGGCACGAGGTGCAAGGATATACGCAGAGCTTGTGGGCTATGGTGCCACCGACGATGCCTATCACATAACAGCGCCCTGTGCGGACGGTGAGGGTGCCTACATGTGTATGAAGCTTGCCCTTGAGGATGCAGGAGTAAGACCTGAGGAGATAGACTACATAAACGCCCACGGCACATCCACACCACTTAACGACAAATCTGAAACCCTTGCCATAAAGAGACTCTTTGGAGAACATGCCTACAGGCTCAAGATAAGCTCCAACAAATCCATGATAGGTCATCTCCTTGGTGCTGCAGGGGCTGTGGAGGCGGTAGCAACAGTAAAGACCATAGAAACCGGCATTATACCGCCCACCATAAACCTTGAAAACCCGGACCCTGAATGCGACCTTGACTATGTGCCCAACAGGTCAATAAGCTATTCGGTAAATTATGCCCTTTCAAATTCCTTCGGTTTTGGTGGAACCAATGCCTGTCTCCTCTTTAAAAGACCTTGA
- the dapB gene encoding 4-hydroxy-tetrahydrodipicolinate reductase, with amino-acid sequence MTRAVICGALGRMGKSILKLSLEYTDFQVVAGVEHPDCVRSQDLGEASGIEELKGLPLTSRLEDVLALCDVVIEFSGNTTAAISHAKLSALAGKGVVIGTTGFKEQELEELKPYSERGPILLSPNMSLGVNLLFRLVELAGTVLKNRGFDVEVLEIHHRYKKDAPSGTALKLEEILAQAMNLSRKVHGRDGITPREAGEVGVMALRGGDVVGEHTVYFLGYGERIELTHRATSRDIFARGAIEAGRWIKGKPPGWYSMSDVLGL; translated from the coding sequence ATGACAAGGGCCGTTATCTGTGGTGCCCTCGGCAGGATGGGAAAGAGTATTCTAAAGTTGTCCCTTGAATATACGGACTTTCAGGTGGTTGCGGGGGTGGAACATCCAGACTGCGTGAGGTCACAGGACCTGGGTGAAGCATCCGGAATAGAAGAACTGAAAGGTCTTCCTCTTACTTCAAGGCTTGAAGATGTGCTTGCCCTGTGTGATGTGGTTATAGAATTTTCGGGGAACACTACAGCGGCCATATCCCATGCAAAGCTCTCAGCCCTTGCAGGAAAGGGGGTGGTTATCGGGACAACGGGCTTTAAGGAGCAGGAGCTTGAAGAACTCAAACCCTATTCAGAGCGTGGCCCCATACTACTCTCTCCCAACATGAGCCTTGGTGTAAACCTGCTTTTCAGACTTGTGGAGTTAGCCGGCACTGTTCTTAAAAACAGGGGCTTTGATGTGGAGGTGCTTGAAATTCATCATCGCTACAAAAAGGATGCGCCCAGCGGGACTGCCCTCAAGCTTGAAGAGATACTTGCTCAGGCGATGAACCTGAGCAGGAAGGTGCACGGAAGAGATGGAATAACACCAAGGGAGGCTGGAGAAGTTGGGGTTATGGCTCTGAGGGGTGGAGATGTAGTGGGTGAACATACTGTCTACTTCCTGGGCTATGGTGAAAGGATTGAGCTCACTCACAGAGCGACATCAAGGGACATATTCGCAAGGGGTGCCATTGAGGCAGGAAGATGGATAAAGGGCAAGCCTCCAGGCTGGTATTCCATGTCTGATGTTCTGGGGCTATGA
- the rnc gene encoding ribonuclease III — translation MPVSSLKDLEDLQKRLGYTFNNSELLIQSLTHKSYAGEHGLKSYETLEFLGDSLINFFVVDLLLSEFPGASEGELAMMKSYFVSEDYLHELAEELSLDMHILYGGRRRNNHLSSSLMADTFEALWAAVYLDCGRSADFVKSLFNNLYREKIVSAVRSRDYKRDYKTLLQEETQRRWKERPVYRVVSTEGPHHSRVFEVECSIREFRATAKGKSKKSAQQLAAKKVLELILSSEG, via the coding sequence ATGCCTGTCTCCTCTTTAAAAGACCTTGAAGACCTTCAGAAAAGGCTGGGCTATACCTTTAACAACTCCGAGCTTCTAATTCAGTCCCTCACCCACAAGTCATACGCCGGGGAGCATGGGCTCAAAAGCTATGAGACCCTTGAATTTCTAGGAGACTCTCTTATAAACTTCTTCGTTGTTGACCTTCTTCTTTCTGAATTTCCTGGGGCTTCTGAGGGTGAACTTGCCATGATGAAGTCCTACTTTGTCAGTGAAGACTATCTGCACGAGCTTGCGGAGGAGCTTTCCCTTGACATGCACATACTCTACGGAGGCAGGAGGAGGAACAACCATCTGAGTTCGTCGCTGATGGCAGACACCTTTGAGGCCCTCTGGGCTGCGGTATATCTTGACTGTGGCAGGTCTGCAGATTTCGTTAAATCTCTCTTTAACAACCTCTACAGGGAAAAGATAGTATCTGCTGTCAGAAGCAGAGACTACAAGAGGGATTATAAAACACTCCTTCAGGAAGAGACCCAGAGACGCTGGAAAGAGAGACCTGTATACCGTGTTGTAAGCACGGAGGGTCCCCATCACAGCAGAGTCTTTGAGGTGGAGTGCAGCATAAGGGAATTCAGAGCGACGGCAAAGGGGAAGAGCAAGAAGTCCGCGCAACAGCTCGCGGCAAAAAAGGTTCTTGAGCTTATCCTGTCTTCTGAAGGCTGA
- a CDS encoding UbiA-like polyprenyltransferase translates to MRKYLELTRFEHTIFALPFALASIVLLYQQMPSLWRLFWVLLAFISARTAGMALNRLIDLPADRLNPRTRGWVHARGEVSEESIKRLVLLSSGLFVFSTLMINLYAFLLSPVVLFLLWFYPYAKRVTYYPHLVLGLVYFLVPLAVDVSFNERVSLNAIILGLAMGFWVAGFDVLYALQDYDFDRSYGLKSIPVRYGIEKAIWFARFFHALTFLFLLVLMFRVDFLGVLYLLGLLAVAGFLYYEHYLIKPNDLSKINKAFFTVNGYISLVFFVVVLLDRLL, encoded by the coding sequence ATGAGAAAGTACCTTGAACTCACCAGGTTTGAACACACCATCTTTGCCCTTCCTTTTGCGCTCGCAAGTATAGTTCTGCTCTATCAGCAGATGCCTTCTCTGTGGAGGCTTTTCTGGGTTCTTCTTGCCTTTATAAGCGCCCGCACTGCAGGAATGGCCCTCAACAGGCTCATAGACCTACCAGCAGACCGGCTCAATCCACGCACAAGGGGGTGGGTTCACGCAAGGGGTGAGGTTTCAGAGGAGAGCATAAAAAGGCTCGTGCTCCTGTCCTCAGGGCTATTTGTTTTTTCCACACTCATGATTAACCTATATGCCTTTCTTCTATCACCTGTAGTTCTCTTTCTCCTCTGGTTCTACCCCTATGCAAAAAGGGTCACATACTATCCACATCTTGTGCTTGGATTGGTCTATTTTCTGGTGCCTCTGGCAGTGGATGTTTCCTTCAATGAGCGTGTATCCCTCAATGCCATAATCCTTGGTCTTGCCATGGGCTTCTGGGTTGCGGGCTTTGATGTGCTGTATGCTCTTCAGGATTATGACTTTGACAGAAGCTATGGCTTGAAGTCCATACCGGTAAGATATGGAATTGAAAAAGCTATCTGGTTTGCCAGGTTTTTTCACGCTCTCACTTTTCTTTTCCTGCTGGTGCTTATGTTCAGAGTTGATTTTTTGGGCGTTTTATACCTCCTTGGGCTTCTTGCAGTGGCTGGCTTTCTCTACTACGAGCATTATCTTATAAAGCCTAACGACCTTTCAAAGATAAACAAAGCTTTCTTCACGGTGAACGGCTACATAAGCCTTGTGTTTTTTGTAGTTGTCCTGCTTGACAGGCTTCTTTAG